From Chitinophagales bacterium, the proteins below share one genomic window:
- a CDS encoding T9SS type A sorting domain-containing protein, giving the protein MKKSTLIHFIAFAMLLPFLSYSQSSNKPLFDSAWYGFNTGYYPDGQSPSSVKSGDLDNDGDSDLVVSQENFSNGFVMLKNLKKGIYDLPVKYASKNASKDIVIADFNNDSLQDVALTNTGVNFDGNTISVYINKGRAVFKKAVNYTVGSSPVGIAAADFDNDGDIDLAVANNKSATGTLSLLINQGSGVFAPAVTFPSGLTPYKITAAKINSDNLIDIVIGNEGEKMNILFNGGNNDFSNRVEMNVLGFVYGGDANANVEAADFDNDNDNDIIYSSAWTTDGTEGQIALFKNQGNGTFSPVQFINLVAYTGGAVDMSVADLNGDGWKDIVGANFQGRVGDGYQVVLNNGSGGFLPAVVIPAGQSTYTLTTADVDKDGKIDVITTDWYSLQVTVHRNFGKANFGVPSTYFTNNGVPGSLDAADIDGDGDLDVVTSASSIAAVGVVVTVQKNMGNGKFTNGTAYSIRSGGVQAKFRDLNGDRKPDLIFASAISSPPYDFHTAINNGDGTFGPRQTWSMNACGWSDIDAFDMDNDGDLDAVLTEWLGCTNDPNSARRIFISKNNGSGTFGAPLIKIIDPSPSCLAGGDMNHDGKIDLVTGQSLSVDVHIGTGTGDLQPPLQYATENSPYDILLNDFNGDGNLDVATCTEYNFEGMSVLLGNGNGTLQPAQNYKGAYSPDLRNESGITSGDVDADGDIDIIVGNSASNDVSIYLNNGDGTFIFKMRYGLYYSTASPFYADFTGDGKNDIVAAVSLPPSGLTGAIALIKGKIVTPLAKNSADVIIENDAAGKGLVVMNNPFVSYIDVRFEDIVSGSFTLKLTDLSGRVIAISGFTNASPSVFRFNLGTDILPEGAYILSATTEEKTYAKMVVKQ; this is encoded by the coding sequence ATGAAAAAATCAACTCTAATTCATTTTATAGCTTTTGCTATGCTTTTACCTTTTCTCTCTTATTCACAATCAAGTAATAAACCCTTGTTTGATAGCGCCTGGTATGGATTTAATACCGGCTATTATCCCGATGGCCAAAGTCCTTCATCGGTAAAATCCGGCGACCTGGATAATGATGGAGATTCCGACCTGGTGGTTTCCCAGGAAAATTTTTCCAATGGTTTCGTAATGCTGAAAAATTTAAAAAAGGGAATCTATGACTTACCCGTCAAATACGCGTCTAAGAATGCTTCGAAAGATATTGTAATAGCCGATTTTAATAATGACAGCTTGCAGGATGTTGCTCTTACCAACACGGGGGTAAATTTTGATGGCAACACCATTTCTGTTTATATAAATAAAGGCAGGGCGGTTTTTAAGAAAGCAGTAAATTATACAGTGGGCTCCTCTCCTGTAGGTATTGCCGCTGCAGATTTCGACAATGACGGTGACATAGATCTTGCCGTAGCTAATAATAAAAGTGCGACGGGTACTTTATCTCTCCTGATTAACCAGGGAAGTGGAGTATTCGCCCCTGCTGTCACTTTTCCCTCGGGCTTAACTCCTTATAAAATCACTGCTGCAAAAATCAATAGCGATAACCTTATTGACATAGTGATTGGCAATGAAGGAGAGAAAATGAATATTTTATTTAACGGCGGTAACAATGATTTTTCTAATAGGGTAGAGATGAATGTGCTTGGTTTTGTATATGGAGGTGATGCAAATGCAAATGTAGAGGCAGCTGATTTTGATAATGACAACGATAATGATATTATCTATTCAAGCGCCTGGACTACTGATGGTACTGAGGGACAGATCGCTTTATTCAAAAACCAGGGAAACGGAACCTTTTCGCCCGTCCAATTTATTAACCTTGTTGCCTATACCGGTGGAGCTGTAGATATGAGCGTTGCCGACTTAAATGGTGATGGCTGGAAAGATATTGTTGGAGCGAATTTCCAGGGTAGAGTAGGAGATGGATACCAGGTAGTTCTGAATAATGGCAGCGGCGGCTTTTTACCGGCGGTGGTTATACCGGCTGGTCAGAGTACGTATACGCTAACAACGGCTGATGTAGATAAAGATGGAAAAATAGATGTGATTACTACGGATTGGTATTCACTTCAGGTTACTGTACACAGGAACTTTGGGAAAGCAAATTTTGGAGTTCCATCTACTTACTTCACCAATAATGGTGTACCTGGGTCACTTGATGCGGCAGATATTGATGGGGATGGAGATCTTGATGTAGTGACGTCTGCTTCAAGCATCGCTGCTGTGGGCGTAGTGGTTACGGTTCAAAAAAATATGGGCAACGGAAAATTTACGAATGGCACTGCTTATTCCATAAGAAGTGGTGGTGTTCAGGCAAAGTTCCGTGATCTGAATGGCGACCGGAAGCCCGATCTTATTTTTGCATCGGCCATCTCTTCACCACCTTACGATTTTCATACTGCCATAAATAATGGCGACGGAACCTTTGGCCCCCGACAAACCTGGAGTATGAACGCCTGTGGCTGGAGTGATATTGATGCATTCGATATGGATAATGATGGTGACCTGGATGCAGTATTAACGGAATGGCTCGGCTGCACGAATGATCCCAACTCCGCACGAAGAATATTTATCAGTAAAAATAATGGAAGCGGAACCTTTGGAGCTCCACTTATTAAAATAATAGATCCTTCTCCAAGCTGCCTGGCAGGCGGAGATATGAACCATGATGGCAAAATTGATCTGGTAACAGGGCAATCATTATCTGTAGATGTCCACATTGGAACGGGAACCGGGGATTTACAGCCACCCTTGCAATATGCAACAGAAAATTCTCCTTACGACATCCTGTTAAATGACTTTAACGGCGATGGAAACCTGGATGTCGCAACATGTACGGAGTATAATTTCGAAGGAATGAGTGTATTGCTTGGAAATGGTAACGGAACACTGCAGCCTGCACAAAATTACAAAGGAGCCTACTCTCCGGACCTGCGAAATGAATCCGGCATCACTTCCGGGGATGTAGATGCAGATGGGGATATTGATATTATAGTAGGCAACTCCGCTTCCAATGATGTATCTATATACCTGAATAACGGAGACGGAACTTTCATTTTTAAAATGCGGTATGGCCTCTATTACAGTACTGCTTCTCCTTTTTATGCTGATTTTACCGGAGATGGCAAGAATGATATTGTTGCAGCAGTATCTTTACCGCCTAGTGGTTTAACAGGAGCTATTGCTTTGATTAAAGGCAAGATTGTAACTCCCTTGGCAAAAAATTCGGCTGACGTTATTATTGAAAACGATGCAGCCGGAAAAGGTTTAGTTGTTATGAACAACCCGTTCGTAAGTTATATTGATGTAAGATTTGAAGACATCGTATCCGGATCCTTTACCTTAAAGCTAACTGATCTTTCAGGAAGGGTGATAGCGATTTCAGGCTTTACAAATGCTTCACCATCTGTTTTTCGGTTTAATTTAGGTACTGATATTTTGCCGGAGGGTGCCTATATCCTTTCTGCAACAACTGAAGAAAAAACCTATGCAAAAATGGTGGTGAAGCAATAA
- a CDS encoding bifunctional 5,10-methylene-tetrahydrofolate dehydrogenase/5,10-methylene-tetrahydrofolate cyclohydrolase (catalyzes the formation of 5,10-methenyltetrahydrofolate from 5,10-methylenetetrahydrofolate and subsequent formation of 10-formyltetrahydrofolate from 5,10-methenyltetrahydrofolate), whose amino-acid sequence MTLLDGKQLSLEIQNELAQKVSLLKFEGKKAPHLAAVLIGSDGASETYVASKVKACERIGFGSSLITRDASILENELLQIIQELNDDEMVSGILVQLPLPNHISVEKVIYAIDPMKDVDGFHPVNVGRMVKGLPCHLPATPYGILLLLERYNIDTSGKHCVVIGRSDIVGKPISILLSSNNYPGNCTVTLCHSKTKNLDEVCRGADIIVAALGRADFLKGEMVKEGAVVIDVGITRVKDETKKSGFTLKGDVHFESVAPKCSYITPVPGGVGPMTIAALMMNTMKAVEMNSMFITS is encoded by the coding sequence ATGACTCTTCTCGATGGCAAGCAGCTTTCTCTGGAAATACAAAATGAGCTTGCGCAAAAAGTGTCTTTATTAAAATTCGAAGGAAAAAAGGCTCCTCATCTAGCCGCTGTTTTAATTGGAAGCGACGGCGCGAGTGAAACCTATGTTGCTTCAAAGGTAAAGGCCTGTGAAAGAATCGGCTTCGGGTCTTCGCTGATCACAAGAGATGCTTCTATACTGGAAAATGAATTACTGCAAATTATTCAGGAATTGAATGACGACGAAATGGTAAGCGGTATTCTGGTGCAACTACCTTTACCTAATCATATTAGTGTCGAAAAAGTTATTTATGCAATAGATCCGATGAAAGATGTGGATGGATTTCATCCTGTAAATGTAGGGCGAATGGTGAAAGGGCTACCGTGTCATTTACCTGCGACACCTTACGGAATTTTATTGTTGCTCGAAAGATATAATATAGACACTTCCGGTAAGCACTGCGTAGTGATTGGCAGAAGTGATATCGTAGGCAAGCCGATCAGCATACTATTAAGCAGCAACAATTATCCGGGTAATTGTACCGTCACTTTATGCCACAGCAAGACAAAAAATCTGGACGAAGTATGCAGAGGGGCAGATATAATAGTAGCAGCCTTGGGTAGAGCTGACTTTTTAAAAGGTGAAATGGTGAAGGAGGGAGCTGTGGTTATTGATGTGGGTATTACCCGTGTTAAGGATGAGACAAAAAAATCGGGATTTACGCTTAAAGGCGATGTGCATTTTGAAAGTGTGGCGCCTAAATGCAGCTATATTACTCCAGTGCCTGGCGGTGTAGGCCCCATGACCATTGCAGCATTGATGATGAATACGATGAAAGCTGTTGAGATGAATAGCATGTTCATTACTTCATAA
- a CDS encoding tail fiber domain-containing protein yields the protein MKNLQRLTVVFLLMIRITVITNYSNAQNTFPSTGSVGIGTTTPNTSSLLDMISTTKGMLAPRMTKAQRDAISTPATGLLIYQTNSTPGFYYYDGTKWLAVTSKSKGWLLTGNSAIDPAINFIGTTDLQPLKFRVNNITAGELNPVNGNTAFGMNTLLLNTTGYSNVAIGTNALHSNVIRHNIVAIGDSALFNNDNGAPLFFYATANTAIGSKALYSNTSGYDNTATGFQALYSNTTGQSNTGNGYQSLYSNTTGGHNTANGISALYSNTTAGDNTATGYKALYFNVTGISNTANGSLALEFNTGNYNTATGSNALMSNTTGNNNTANGYNALSYNTTGHDNTANGYHSLYLNTSGNFNTAFGESALYSNTTASDNTATGYSALAYSTGYGNTATGNFALASNTTGSYNTAIGLQADVSTPGSIGNSTAIGYFSYVSASNQVRIGNTNVTSIGGQVDWTFTSDSRVKKNIKANVPGLTFINKLQPVTFNFDLNAMDKIVQRPAIKMSNGKIRETTPQEIVSRKEKEQIVYTGFIAQDVEKAAKELNYDFSGVDAAKNDKDLYGLRYAEFVVPLVKAVQELSAKNDEKDIKMSDLQIQIDELKVQVQSLLKGNIEHVSQNAITLSSASLEQNTPNPFNESTEIQYALPSKFFSAQIIISDQAGKIVRQNNISTQGKGVLKLDAGSLSAGTYNYSLIVDGTTIDTKKMVILKY from the coding sequence ATGAAAAATCTTCAACGTTTAACAGTCGTATTCCTATTAATGATAAGGATTACGGTTATTACTAACTACAGTAATGCGCAAAATACCTTTCCTTCTACAGGAAGTGTAGGAATTGGTACTACTACACCCAATACATCTTCACTTCTTGATATGATAAGTACCACCAAGGGAATGCTTGCACCGCGGATGACAAAAGCTCAGCGTGATGCGATTTCCACACCTGCAACGGGACTACTAATTTATCAGACCAATAGTACTCCAGGGTTTTATTATTATGATGGAACAAAATGGTTGGCAGTTACATCAAAATCCAAAGGATGGTTACTTACAGGAAATTCGGCTATTGATCCTGCAATAAATTTTATTGGCACTACTGACTTACAGCCATTAAAATTTCGGGTAAATAACATCACTGCAGGAGAATTAAACCCTGTTAATGGGAATACTGCATTTGGAATGAATACGCTTTTACTAAATACCACGGGTTATAGTAATGTTGCTATAGGCACTAATGCTTTACATAGCAATGTAATCCGTCATAATATTGTTGCTATCGGCGATTCTGCATTATTTAATAATGATAATGGAGCGCCTCTCTTTTTTTATGCAACTGCAAATACTGCCATCGGATCAAAGGCACTTTACTCCAATACTTCAGGTTACGATAATACTGCAACAGGCTTCCAGGCATTGTATTCCAATACAACAGGACAATCTAATACGGGAAATGGATATCAGTCACTTTATTCAAATACTACCGGCGGCCATAATACAGCCAATGGAATTAGCGCCCTTTACTCAAACACCACTGCAGGTGATAATACTGCAACAGGATATAAGGCTCTTTATTTTAACGTAACAGGCATTTCAAATACAGCCAATGGTTCTCTCGCTTTAGAATTTAATACCGGTAATTATAATACAGCTACCGGAAGCAATGCACTGATGAGCAATACTACAGGTAATAACAATACTGCTAACGGTTATAATGCTCTTTCTTATAACACTACGGGTCATGATAATACAGCAAATGGATATCATTCATTATACCTTAATACCTCTGGAAATTTCAATACTGCGTTTGGCGAGTCAGCATTATATTCTAATACAACCGCTTCAGACAATACGGCTACTGGCTATAGTGCGCTTGCTTATTCTACTGGATATGGCAATACCGCAACTGGAAATTTTGCCCTTGCCAGTAACACTACAGGATCATACAACACAGCTATAGGTCTTCAGGCCGATGTGTCAACACCTGGTAGTATAGGTAATTCTACTGCAATAGGTTATTTCTCCTACGTTTCGGCAAGCAATCAGGTGCGTATTGGTAACACAAATGTAACAAGTATCGGAGGTCAGGTTGATTGGACTTTTACTTCTGATAGTCGGGTAAAGAAAAATATTAAAGCCAATGTGCCTGGCCTAACATTTATAAATAAGCTACAACCTGTAACCTTCAATTTTGATTTGAACGCAATGGATAAAATTGTACAACGCCCTGCTATTAAAATGTCTAATGGCAAAATAAGGGAAACTACACCGCAAGAAATAGTTTCACGTAAAGAAAAGGAGCAAATTGTCTACACCGGCTTTATTGCACAAGACGTAGAGAAAGCAGCTAAAGAATTGAATTATGATTTTAGCGGCGTTGATGCTGCAAAAAATGATAAAGATTTATATGGCTTACGCTATGCAGAATTTGTAGTACCATTGGTTAAGGCAGTGCAAGAGCTTTCAGCAAAAAATGATGAAAAGGATATAAAAATGAGCGATCTGCAAATTCAAATTGATGAGCTCAAGGTCCAGGTTCAATCATTGTTAAAAGGCAACATCGAACATGTTTCTCAAAATGCTATAACACTTTCGAGTGCTTCATTAGAACAAAACACACCTAATCCTTTTAATGAATCTACAGAGATCCAGTATGCTCTGCCATCCAAATTCTTTTCAGCCCAAATAATAATCAGCGACCAGGCAGGTAAAATAGTGAGGCAAAATAATATTTCAACTCAGGGAAAAGGAGTATTGAAACTGGATGCCGGTTCCCTTTCTGCAGGTACCTATAACTATTCACTTATTGTGGACGGAACAACGATAGATACTAAAAAGATGGTGATTCTCAAATATTGA
- a CDS encoding PD40 domain-containing protein, producing MTRCRTTLNEVTVIHLSKEFFQFKIFAILFFSAFLFSDHPCFAQKYSTYKNASKRSLKAYGDASQYVIGKNYSGASKTLEELTAADPTFIDAWIMLGEVYKEQGNYVKAKESLEKAISLDPAYSWRELFFLAQCDWNLDNYDDCISNCQQFLSLRDISKERERDATRMLANAGFAKEAVKTPVPFDPKNLGSGINTEAPEYLPSLTGDEQAIIFTRRVGTGKYSNEDFFVSYRKNSEWMPAQNIGGINTADNEGAQCISPDGNTIYFAACNRPDGAGSCDIYYSQRSNDQWSRPKNMGAPVNSVSWESQPSISADGKSLYFTSTRVGGKGGSDIWVSYKNETGSWELPVNLGDSVNSPFDEKSPFIHPDGSTLYFSSNGRPCMGGDDIFYSRKKNDGTWSAPVNLGYPINTKNDENSFIVSLNGQHAYFSSDRIQQKHSMDLYEFDLYDKAQPNPVTYVKGKVADAGSGLPIAATIQLIDLDNGKIIMAANSDPNRGNYLVSIPAGKNYALNVAAKGYLFYSENFSLKEHNADKPYLIDVALKPIEVGSSVILKNIFFETDSYVLKDQSKAELNKLIDLLKQNTSLKIQVTGHTDDQGSDDHNQRLSENRAKSVYDYLVANGISPARLSFKGFGKTKPIASNSNEEGKAQNRRTEFTVTAQ from the coding sequence ATGACCAGGTGCCGGACAACTTTGAATGAGGTAACAGTTATTCATCTTTCGAAAGAATTTTTTCAGTTTAAAATTTTTGCTATTTTATTTTTTTCGGCTTTTCTTTTTTCAGATCATCCTTGTTTTGCTCAAAAATATTCCACCTATAAAAATGCATCGAAAAGATCGCTGAAAGCTTATGGCGATGCATCCCAATATGTAATTGGTAAAAATTATTCGGGTGCATCCAAAACGCTGGAAGAATTAACTGCTGCCGATCCAACATTCATTGATGCATGGATCATGCTGGGTGAAGTATACAAGGAACAAGGAAATTACGTGAAGGCAAAAGAATCATTAGAAAAAGCTATTTCTCTTGACCCTGCTTATTCATGGCGTGAGCTTTTTTTCCTCGCACAATGTGATTGGAATTTAGATAACTACGATGATTGCATCAGTAACTGCCAGCAATTCCTATCACTTAGGGACATTTCCAAAGAGAGAGAGCGTGACGCAACCCGTATGCTTGCTAATGCAGGTTTTGCAAAAGAAGCGGTAAAAACCCCGGTTCCTTTTGATCCGAAAAATTTGGGTTCCGGCATTAACACCGAAGCTCCCGAATACCTTCCCTCACTTACCGGTGATGAGCAGGCAATTATTTTTACGAGACGCGTTGGTACGGGAAAATATTCGAATGAGGATTTTTTTGTAAGCTATAGGAAGAATAGCGAATGGATGCCAGCTCAAAATATAGGCGGAATTAATACCGCTGATAATGAGGGAGCACAATGCATATCACCGGACGGGAATACCATCTATTTTGCCGCATGCAACAGACCGGATGGCGCTGGAAGCTGCGACATTTATTATTCTCAAAGGAGTAACGACCAATGGAGCAGACCAAAAAATATGGGCGCACCAGTCAATTCTGTTTCCTGGGAATCGCAGCCAAGCATTTCCGCAGACGGCAAATCGCTCTATTTTACCAGTACTAGAGTTGGGGGTAAGGGTGGAAGCGATATCTGGGTTTCTTATAAAAATGAAACCGGAAGCTGGGAACTACCGGTTAATCTCGGAGATTCTGTAAACAGTCCTTTCGATGAAAAATCTCCTTTTATACATCCTGATGGCAGCACTTTATACTTCTCATCCAATGGCCGGCCATGCATGGGCGGTGATGATATTTTTTATTCCCGGAAGAAAAATGACGGCACCTGGTCTGCACCGGTAAACCTTGGCTATCCTATTAATACCAAAAATGATGAGAACAGCTTTATCGTTTCTCTGAATGGTCAGCACGCTTACTTTTCTTCTGACCGGATTCAGCAAAAACACAGCATGGACCTGTATGAATTTGATCTGTATGATAAGGCGCAGCCCAACCCTGTAACGTATGTAAAAGGCAAGGTAGCGGATGCAGGTTCAGGATTGCCTATTGCTGCCACCATTCAATTGATTGATCTGGATAATGGTAAAATAATAATGGCTGCCAATTCAGACCCAAACCGCGGAAACTATTTGGTCAGCATTCCCGCAGGAAAAAATTATGCGCTTAATGTTGCTGCGAAAGGATATTTATTTTATTCGGAAAATTTTTCCCTGAAAGAGCATAATGCAGATAAGCCTTATTTAATAGATGTGGCGCTAAAGCCTATTGAAGTAGGATCGAGTGTAATTCTTAAAAATATTTTTTTCGAAACAGATTCTTATGTTTTGAAAGATCAGTCTAAAGCAGAGCTCAATAAGCTCATTGATTTGCTGAAGCAAAATACCTCGTTAAAAATTCAAGTCACAGGGCATACCGATGACCAGGGGAGCGATGATCATAACCAGAGGCTTTCAGAAAACAGGGCTAAATCGGTATATGATTATCTGGTTGCAAATGGAATATCGCCGGCGCGATTGAGCTTTAAAGGTTTTGGAAAAACAAAACCGATCGCTTCAAATAGCAATGAAGAGGGAAAGGCTCAGAATCGAAGAACAGAGTTTACCGTGACTGCGCAATAA
- a CDS encoding T9SS type A sorting domain-containing protein, producing the protein MLYFRLIEISFEDNYLSDGVLYLTISNAYGEEIINRQVSSHEMNKIDVSHLSNGLYYVYLNSAEKRIALNKLVITR; encoded by the coding sequence ATCTTATATTTTCGACTCATTGAAATATCATTTGAAGATAATTATTTAAGTGATGGCGTACTTTATTTAACCATATCAAATGCTTATGGCGAGGAAATAATTAATAGGCAAGTATCCAGCCATGAGATGAATAAGATAGACGTATCACATCTTTCAAACGGGCTGTACTATGTTTATTTAAATAGTGCGGAAAAAAGAATAGCTTTAAACAAACTTGTTATCACCAGATAG
- the kdsA gene encoding 3-deoxy-8-phosphooctulonate synthase has product MPSIPKLKFTEGNNFFLIAGPCVVEGEKIVFETAGEIQRIADQLEIPFIFKSSFKKANRSKSDSFTGIGDELALSILRKAGIEFNIPTLTDIHETSDAALAAEYVDVLQIPAFLCRQTDLLTAAGKTGKAVNIKKGQFLAPEQMQFAAQKVQDAGNENIFLTDRGVTFGYQDLIVDYRGIPIMQRLGYPVVLDCTHSLQKPNQAIGVTGGIPEMIEIISKAGIAVGVDGLFIETHPDPSKAKSDGANMLSLSKLKGLLEKLVKIRKALQ; this is encoded by the coding sequence ATTCCTTCCATTCCTAAATTGAAATTCACTGAAGGAAATAATTTCTTCCTTATCGCTGGACCATGTGTGGTGGAGGGTGAAAAAATAGTTTTCGAAACGGCAGGAGAAATTCAACGTATCGCAGATCAGCTGGAAATTCCGTTCATCTTTAAATCATCTTTTAAAAAAGCGAACCGTTCAAAATCAGATTCCTTCACGGGAATAGGCGATGAGCTTGCGCTCTCGATATTAAGAAAAGCAGGAATAGAATTTAATATACCGACACTCACAGATATTCATGAAACTTCCGATGCTGCTTTGGCCGCCGAATATGTGGATGTATTGCAGATACCGGCATTTCTTTGCAGGCAAACAGATCTGTTGACTGCCGCAGGTAAAACCGGCAAAGCAGTGAATATTAAAAAAGGCCAATTCCTGGCGCCGGAGCAAATGCAATTTGCTGCTCAAAAAGTGCAAGACGCCGGGAATGAAAATATTTTTCTCACTGACCGGGGTGTTACGTTTGGTTATCAGGATCTGATTGTAGATTATCGTGGAATACCAATAATGCAGCGACTCGGGTATCCTGTAGTGCTAGATTGTACGCATTCATTGCAAAAGCCTAACCAAGCCATTGGAGTAACGGGTGGTATTCCTGAAATGATTGAAATTATTTCCAAAGCAGGAATTGCTGTAGGTGTAGATGGGCTTTTTATCGAAACACATCCTGACCCCTCCAAAGCAAAATCAGATGGAGCAAACATGCTTTCATTAAGCAAATTGAAAGGGCTTTTAGAAAAACTTGTGAAGATTAGAAAAGCGCTTCAATAA
- a CDS encoding metal-dependent hydrolase: MNITYYGQSCVGIKIGNFNVLFDPFIKGNPLASSIDIKSIKADFILITHAHSDHMADAEEIAHNTNAPIITNNEMNKWFAKKGLKGGQGINYGGKLVLDFGTVHYVNAIHSSQFPDGSSGGNPGGFVIETKEGNFYHAGDTALTMDMKLIPMICKLQFAFLPIGGYYTMDYKDAVVACDFIECNKVIGMHYDSFPQIKIDHQDALNAFQSKGKELILMKIGETIEI; encoded by the coding sequence TTGAATATAACTTATTATGGACAATCCTGCGTGGGGATTAAAATTGGAAATTTTAACGTATTATTTGATCCATTCATAAAAGGAAATCCTCTTGCTTCCTCAATCGATATAAAATCCATCAAAGCAGATTTTATTCTTATTACGCATGCCCATAGCGATCACATGGCAGATGCGGAAGAAATTGCGCACAATACCAATGCTCCTATAATTACTAATAATGAAATGAATAAGTGGTTTGCTAAAAAAGGTTTAAAGGGCGGGCAGGGGATTAACTATGGTGGAAAATTAGTGCTCGATTTTGGGACTGTGCATTATGTCAACGCCATTCACTCCAGCCAGTTTCCTGATGGATCGAGTGGCGGCAATCCAGGTGGGTTTGTTATAGAAACCAAAGAAGGAAACTTTTATCATGCAGGCGATACTGCATTAACGATGGATATGAAATTAATTCCGATGATATGTAAGTTACAATTTGCTTTTCTTCCAATCGGCGGTTATTATACCATGGATTATAAGGATGCGGTCGTTGCTTGTGATTTTATTGAATGCAATAAAGTGATTGGAATGCACTACGATTCTTTCCCGCAGATAAAGATCGACCACCAGGATGCCTTGAATGCCTTTCAATCAAAAGGAAAAGAACTGATTCTGATGAAGATTGGAGAAACTATAGAAATTTAA
- a CDS encoding transposase, producing the protein MSRKYKILDQTKLYFISFAVVNWIDLFIRNEYRNILLDSLMFCQKKKGLEVFAWCIMTSHMHLIIGTQGNPMEDILRDFKSFTSRNLRIAIEENSTESRKEWLVKMMYEVGLTNRNNRGFQLWQQHNHPIELATNEMIVQRLQYIHFNPVKAGFVSDPEDYLYSSARDYAGEPGLVKIILLD; encoded by the coding sequence ATGAGTCGAAAATATAAGATTCTTGATCAAACAAAACTTTACTTTATTTCATTTGCTGTAGTCAATTGGATTGATCTGTTTATTAGAAATGAATACAGGAACATTTTGCTTGATAGTCTCATGTTTTGTCAAAAGAAAAAAGGATTAGAAGTGTTTGCATGGTGTATTATGACAAGCCATATGCATTTAATCATTGGCACTCAAGGCAATCCAATGGAAGATATTCTGAGAGACTTCAAGAGTTTCACATCAAGAAATCTTCGAATTGCCATCGAGGAAAATTCGACAGAAAGCAGAAAGGAATGGTTGGTGAAAATGATGTATGAGGTTGGATTGACAAATAGAAACAATCGCGGCTTTCAGTTATGGCAGCAGCATAACCATCCAATAGAATTGGCTACCAATGAAATGATTGTTCAGCGACTCCAATACATTCATTTTAATCCTGTTAAAGCAGGCTTTGTTAGTGATCCCGAAGATTATCTTTACAGCAGTGCAAGAGATTATGCAGGTGAGCCAGGATTAGTGAAAATAATCTTGCTTGACTGA
- a CDS encoding 7-carboxy-7-deazaguanine synthase QueE: MEHFYTIQGEGFHQGTAAYFIRLAGCEVGCVWCDVKESWDIAKHPLKSVESIVAETEKFPSPIVVITGGEPLMHDLTELTSLLHKKNKKTHIETSAAYPLNGEWDWICISPKKFKAPLPENLAFASELKVVVFNTSDFKWAESFTHLVSADCKLFLQPEWSREKEMLPFIVDYVKQHHQWNVSLQIHKYLNVP, translated from the coding sequence ATGGAGCACTTCTATACCATCCAAGGAGAAGGTTTCCACCAGGGCACCGCTGCGTATTTTATTCGGCTTGCGGGGTGTGAAGTAGGCTGCGTCTGGTGCGATGTAAAAGAATCCTGGGACATTGCAAAGCATCCTCTAAAATCCGTGGAATCAATAGTTGCTGAAACGGAAAAATTTCCATCGCCTATTGTAGTCATCACCGGCGGGGAACCACTCATGCACGATCTTACGGAGCTAACCAGCCTTCTGCATAAAAAAAATAAAAAAACTCACATTGAAACTTCTGCAGCCTATCCGTTGAACGGAGAATGGGACTGGATCTGCATCTCCCCAAAAAAATTTAAAGCGCCGTTACCCGAAAATTTAGCCTTTGCCAGTGAATTAAAAGTTGTAGTCTTCAATACAAGCGATTTTAAATGGGCTGAAAGTTTTACCCATTTGGTTTCTGCAGATTGCAAGCTTTTTTTACAGCCTGAATGGAGCCGTGAAAAAGAAATGCTTCCTTTCATCGTTGATTATGTGAAGCAGCATCATCAATGGAATGTTTCTTTGCAAATTCACAAATATTTAAATGTGCCTTGA